The Lutra lutra chromosome 7, mLutLut1.2, whole genome shotgun sequence genome segment CACTGAGATATCACACAGCCCTTCctactggcatttttttttaagcgatCTTGGTGATGCCatgccccccagcccctcccagaagGATACAGCCAGGGGTTATCTAAGTAGGTTAAACATAATAGATCCATTCAGATATGTTCTTGATCCTTTGGGCTCCTTCCTCTACAATATATCAAGGGAAATCTGGCATTTCAACTTCCCCGATAGTAGTGAGTGCCTTGTACAATATGCCCCGTTGGtttcacatacacaaaaaatatttgtgaatttactAACCCCATAAATACTGGGTTTTGATGGTGAGGAGGTCTCCAGAGGAAGCCCACAAGAGAGATTGTTTCCAGGTAAAGGAGTTATTCTGTTATCTTTTATTACCAGAGATGCATTATAGTGCAAGAGTTAAGATTACAGATCCTGCATCAAAACCACAAGGCTTTGTGTCCAGTCTGATTAGTTAATGCAACTTGAGAATATTTAACATCTTCATGCCTCAGAGCCCtcctgtgtaaaatggggatggtgagAGTATCTACTCCATAAGATTCAAGGTAAATCCCTGAGAACAATAGATTGTAAAAAGCACCATATGAGTCACTTATTACCTCCCCTAGAACAcaaatgatgacaataataattTCATTGCCTCATGAAGGAAACTTCAATTGGTGTGTGCATTCCATTCCATTGTCtagtaattttgttaaataacaaGCTGCTTAATgtatggggagggagggaacccTTCATggatatctataaatatttcattttgttgaaatattttaatttctctttctgggagaGGTACAATGATCTTAGTGTCACTTCCTTAAGCAGAGTAAAAGTTAATCAATGACATTTCTTTCCCACAAATGAAATAACATCATTAATTGTAAGTATCTGGGGAGACTTCAGTCCTACAAAATAGAACTTAATCAAAAATCTCTGGTTACCACTATAGACAAAAGAATCCTGCATAATGAATTCTAAACATGTTTTTCATAACTAATGCAATGGTTTAAGAGTCAGCTTTGGTAGAACCTGAACAAGGAAACATATGGTCATGGTAGAAAGTAAGAAAAGATTTAGAAGTGATAAGGAAGTCCTTAGTGCTCACTGAGAagtttacaagaaaaaaaggaatacacaTAAGAGATTTACACCTCTTACATTAGATAGGCCTATAGGAAAAGGCTGAAAGAGTAGAATATGTTCAGAAATTCAAATGCAAAACTGATTTGAAAGTCAACAGACACTGACATGGCAACCAGGGTCAAGGTTTCCAGTGCCTGACTCTCTGATAAATTTTGTTCTAACCCTGGGCTAATGCAATCACCCCTCATCTCTTGGGTTATAGATAGCGCAATAGAAGGGATTAAAGGCAATAATGCTGGTAATCCAATCTAGCTATAGCTATAGCTATAGCTCTCACATAGGATTAACAATTTATTACACTACCAGATGGAGGAGACAATCTAGCaacaaagagaattaaaatcaAGGTATAAACTCAAGTAAGCATATGGAGGATAATATAAATGCATAATTTGTCTAACAATAGAATAGTCTGTTTAATATAGGAAAAACATCAAACTTTATTATTTACTCAATTACATGATGACATTCCCCTAACGATGTAGGTTTCAAAGCATGTATTATTCACTTTTTAGCACTTTGACATACAGAGTATCAAAGAAAAACATGACTTCTAACTTAATGGTGAAAGAGATACCATAATATCATAGTAGATTTCTAAACATATAACATGTCCTAAGTGTAACGGATTTTTCTGAAATTGTATAATGTCTTTTTTACAACCAGCATGAGGGAAAATCTGTGATTTTGTATCTTCAAAGCCATCGGTTCATGAAATCTTCCTGTAACGCACAAGATGACCACACAGTCTCCTCATTGCCACTTTCATCTCTTTGTTCCTAAATGTGTAGATGACTGGATTCAGAAAAGGAGTGATAACTGCATCAAAAATAGCAAGATACTTATCCAGGTGTGATGTGGGAGAAGGCCATGTATAGAAAAATATCAGTGGCCCAAAGAACAAAACCACCACAGTGATATGAGCCGACAGTGTGGAGAGTGGAGACAGCCTTGGATGAGCCACCAGAGGAATATTTCCaaacagtaaacaaaatgaagacatATGAAAAGACCAGCAGGATAAAGGAGACAACAGAAATGAGCCCACTATTTACAGTAACCATGAACTCCAATTCTTGAGTGTTTGTGCAGGCAAGCCTGAGGAGCCGGGGAAGGTCACAATAAAAACTATCCAATACATTAGGGCCACAAAAAGGCAAATCTACCACAAAAACTAATTGAACCAATGAGTGGATGAGGCCAATTACCCAAGAAGTTACTAAAAAGAATAGACACATCTTTGGGCTCATGATGCTCAAGTAGTGCAGAGGCTTACATATGGCCACATATCTGTCAAAGGCCATAGCTATAAGCAGCA includes the following:
- the LOC125105002 gene encoding LOW QUALITY PROTEIN: olfactory receptor 4F15-like (The sequence of the model RefSeq protein was modified relative to this genomic sequence to represent the inferred CDS: inserted 2 bases in 1 codon; deleted 1 base in 1 codon), producing MDRMNQSVVSEFVFLGLTNSWEIQLLLFAFSFLFYLASMMGNLVIVFTVTLDAHLHSPMYFLLANLSVIDMLFCSIAAPKMICDIFKKHKSISFCGCIMXIFFSHALGGTEMVLLIAMAFDRYVAICKPLHYLSIMSPKMCLFFLVTSWVIGLIHSLVQLVFVVDLPFCGPNVLDSFYCDLPRLLRLACTNTQELEFMVTVNSGLISVVSFILLVFSYVFILFTVWKYSSGGSSKAVSLSTLSAHITVVVLFFGPLIFFYTWPSPTSHLDKYLAIFDAVITPFLNPVIYTFRNKEMKVAMRRLCGHLVRYRKIS